In Armatimonadota bacterium, the sequence CGTTGCCGGCGACGAGGACGCCGGCGAGCGAGCGTGCACGGTCCGGGTAGACCGTCGGCAACAGCGCGAACGCCAGCGCCGGAACGGCGGCCAGAGCCGCGCCCTGCAGGAACCGAAAGGCCACAAACCACGCCATCGTTGGGGCGAACGCGGCCGCTGTGCCGGCGAGTGCGACGCCGCACAGTCCGCCGGCGATCGTCCAGCCGGCGGGCAGCCCGATCCGCGGATAGACGGGCGAGAAGACAACGAGCGCGGCGAGCGGGAGCCCCATGCCCCAGCCCGCGCTGCCGGGCGGTGCGCCGTACAGGCGTTCCAGCGCCGGCAGCATCGGTTGGGGTGCATAGAGCGCAGCGAACAGCGCCACACCGGACAGCAATAGCGCCGGGCCCACACCGCAAGCGTAGCAACCCGGCGCGCTCCGACGGTACGGTACTCGGTAGGATCTCGGTAGGGACGACACATCGCCGGCAGGAGGGATGCGCGTGGACTGGGAGCAGCATTTTGCGCAGGGTCTGACGTATCACGACTTCCTCGCCCGCCACGGGACGGACGTGCACCGCGCCCGCTGGCAGGCCGTCTACGACGCGGTCTCGCTGACCGACGAACAGAGGACTTTGCTGGGCGGGTTCACGCGGCGGATGCCGATCCTGGTCGTGGCCGGCACGTGGTGCGGGGACTGCGTCAATCAGTGCCCGGTGCTGCAGAGGATCGCAGAGGCCACCGAGCAGATCGAACTCCGGTTTCTGGACCGCGATACCCACCCGCGCGTGCGCGACGCCGTGGCGATCAACCGTGGACACCGGATCCCGATGGTGGTCTTTTTGAGCGAGGACTTCGCCGAGGTGGCCCGCTACGGCGAGCGGACGCTGTCGATATACCGCCAGATGGCCGCCGAGAGGCTGGGGCCCGCGTGCCCGGTCGG encodes:
- a CDS encoding thioredoxin family protein, which codes for MRVDWEQHFAQGLTYHDFLARHGTDVHRARWQAVYDAVSLTDEQRTLLGGFTRRMPILVVAGTWCGDCVNQCPVLQRIAEATEQIELRFLDRDTHPRVRDAVAINRGHRIPMVVFLSEDFAEVARYGERTLSIYRQMAAERLGPACPVGVRPPGPDLLRNVTAEWLAEVERVQLLLRLSPRLRLLHGD